Genomic window (Alligator mississippiensis isolate rAllMis1 chromosome 4, rAllMis1, whole genome shotgun sequence):
tcatgttgctggttacttctccctagatgaagcactctgcatttatctttaCTGAACTGCATCCGATTCTGCTTCACCCACCTTTctagcttgtccaggtccacttggatccgCATCCTATCCCACAGCACAGGGGTtccccaaagtttttatgccacgGCCCGGCAAAACACAGCCCTGAAGCAACCACGGcctggcaaactgcagcccaaCAGTCACAGACTACTGTGGCTGGAATTTCTGACCCGAAGACAAGTAAAAATACCCCCACATCCTGGTCAGGGGGTGGGCCAAACCCTATACTACCACGGGCAAAAGGAGCCACAGTTTGCCAGtactgggctgcagcccagggattgagaacccctgccctaGCGTAAccacttttccctgcaacttagtatcatccacaaacttggccagtgtggtttccacatcctcatctaaattgttgataaagatgttgaacagcacggggccaaaaactgaaccctgcaggacaccactggccacctcccaccaagatgaTACAGTTCCATGATTCTCACCTGCCTGTGGGTGACTTCAGGCTCCCACAGAGTACACAACACAACATGCGACTGCTCCACCCTCTGACTGTTAGTCAGCTGGCTTTGCAGTCTGCTCCGAGCTGCCTCCTCACTCAGCCCGTCCCTGGCCATGATGCGACTCAGAGCCTGGGAACACCAAGAGAAGAGAGTCATTTGCACGTGCAGAAGCCAGGAATCAGTCACTAACCCCAAATGGGTGAGGCGGGACATCACCTACCTCCGTCTCTGGGATGATGGCTGTCCACACTTCATGGACCATGTCTGACCAGCCAGcctccagcagcacagcagcatccAACACGCACACGGCCTTACCTATGGGAAAAGGCAGCTGCCATTAGGGGCTGCTCATGCCAGCCACCTCATGGGTTCTGGCAGACTGGCGACAGAGAATCACTTTATCACCAAGCAAGAAAACTCCATGCAGAAGAGAAAGCTGCAGGCATCACACTGGGAGGTGCTTACATATTTCAAACTTGATAGAAACACCTTCACTGGGCAAGATGGGAGAAATGCCTCTCAAGCTAGCAGTATTCTGGGGTACTTCTCCCTGGGGCCTCACATGATGCTTTATCACTGCTTCAAATCTGGGTTAAGAACCAGTTGAGGCCTTCTGGAGTGGGGGATATGGTGGGGCATTTCAACTCTTTAATCAAAAGCTTGTAGCCCATGCCTGAAAGCAGACAGCCCCATTCCAACCAAAAGGCTGAGATGCACAGCAGTGCTGAGAGGCAGACATGGCTTCCAGCAAAGCATAAACATTTGAGTTGGGAAAATTGAACAGCACAAAGCTGATAAGAAGTCTGGGCAGCTGCCAACTGGGGTTTGAGGCAAGCTATAGCTCTGGTGTGTACTCTGTGGCAGTGTGACACGATGTCCCACCCCTCTGTTTTCGTTAAAAGCAGACAATCCTGGTCACCTTGAACAACTGCCTCGTTGATCTGCTTCTTCACCATCTGGGCAATCACAGGCCACACAATGTCTGTGAGAGACTTCAGCTGTTCCTAAGAAAGGGGCATGATGGAACTTCAATTACTTGCATTAAAAGACAGTGACAGATTACCCGGGTAACCCCACATGTGAaatgcaggggctgctgtggaAGGCACCCCTAAtctgcctcctcctgcagaggccccagggttTCCAGATGACTTGTATCCCCCtgaatggaggggaggggcacactTGGGAAAGAAGGCACAACCCTCTATCTCCTGCTCTCAGGTGGCTCCACTATCCATAGCAGTGTCTCAGCCACAGCTAATGAAGAGGAGAAgcctttcccagccagcagagagcagtggAACTCAGAGGTTCTGTCAGCCCCAAGCAGACCAGCAGCCAGGTGATACCAAGACTCAGAGAGGAAGGAATCCTAGAGACTGATCCCTACCACACCCAGCTCAGTGGGTCCCAAATGGGATTCTCACTGCTGAACTATGTAGGAAGAGTAGGAGCCCAGGAGAGAGGAAAGTAGAGCAATGACCCATGTGCTCACCACtgcactgcctgctcctgctagGGGCAAGTCTGGGCCACACAGCGCCATCAGACCAAGCCAGTGCTCAGACCATCCACAAGAGATGTGCTCCCAGAATCAGCATGTGGAAAGCCCAACAACTGGGTCCCACCCTGGCAAAGAGGAAAGGGAAGGCATATGGCTCCCTCGGCAGCAGGGAAAGGCTgctggttcatagatttcatagatttctagggtcggaagggacctgttagatcatcaagtccgaccccctgctctgggcaggagagagtgctggggtcaagtaacctcagccaggtgcttgtctaatcttcttttgaacacctccaaagaaGGAGAAagcaacacctcccttggaagcccgttccatattttggcaatgctcatcataaagaatttcttcctgatgtccaatctaaatctactctccttcagtttatggccattgtttctagtaaccctgaaGGGTGCCCTGGTATTGCTGGTTTCCAGCAATAGATAAAAAACACTCTTGAGAGCCAGGTCAGAGAGAACAACAGGCAGCCATGTgtcagcagtgccaaagcaggAAACAACAAGCTGGGGCCAAAGGAGAAGAGCCCTCAGTGGTTAAATATTGACATTCGGCTGAGTTGGTTTTACCTGGTTCCCAAACACTTTGGCCCCAAGGACTTTCCTGTTAATCGTTCCATCTTCATTCAGCAGGTCTGGAAAACAAAAAGGCAGCAGGTttctacaaaaacaaaaaaggacacAGTTCAGATCCCCCCCAAacagcccagccacaggggacAAGCTTCAATGCTAAGGAAGGAGGGCATCTCCACTTGGGGTTCTCTCAAAGAGACACTTCCAAAAGAGTGGGAAGGAGGCTGCAAGTGCCAGGGAGGGGCCTTTCATGGTTTTTTGCACGTGAATCAAAGGACAGATTGCTTTTCTCTGGATACTCTGACATTCCTAAGGGAAATTGGGTCCTTTCTTGCTCCAGCAGGAGAACCTGTAAATCTCAGCTGGAAAAAGGAGAGGTCTCACCCTTTAAGAGAGAATTCCTTTCTCCCACCTGCTCATTAGGCAGCAGAGTTTAAAAGAAATCAAACAGAAACCCTATAAACTCCCAGTGATCTGCTCAGATGTCATGCGGCTAGACACCCAATCACCAAGGCCTCTGCCAAAGCAGACAAGACCTGTCTGTCTCATGGAAAAGACCAAAGTTATGTTTATGAACAACCTACTAGGCTTCCctacaaatcagcattttcccaGTTCCCCTTGCAGAACCCCTCTGAAGTAGAAGATCAGCTCATGTGCTGCCTGCAAGGCTTAGTGCCACATAGCACAGTACAGCTACCACCTTTTACATAGAAGCCAGGTCTAGCAAGGCTACATTACAttgcactatacacacactattgTTACATTGCACTATACACACAGTAGCTTCTGCTTGACCCCAGTGACAGCATGGCACCCTGGGTCCTGTGTACTGAAGACAAAGACACTGTTTTATGccaccacaggcagcctcccCCAACACTTCTTAGATCAACAAGTCTGGGTACCTTTGTTTTGCAGggtcttcctgcccccaccccctaaaCAGCTTAGGGGCTCCCAACCCAACATGTATAGAACAGCTCCTCTCTGTGATGCAACAGTGGCAAGCAGCTGTTTGTTCAGTTCAGACCCATCCTCTGCTGCCAAGTTAAGCAACAGCCACAATCTCCCTCTAGAGAGCTAGGCACTCTACCGCTTCACAAGCAGCCATTCTCCAGTAGGGGGAAGCACACATTAGCAAACCCCCTGGGCACAAGGCAGAGTTGAAACATCAATGCACCACACAAGGTGCATTCCAACCAGACTTTGCTCCCTGTCATCAGCTCCTCATGGACACATTCTCCAAGGAAATGCTAGTTCTGGGACAAGGCCCAAGCCAGAAGGACAGAGAGACAGTGCGGAGGTGGCAACCCATCCCCTTTGCCCTACGGCTCCCTGCAAGGTTGCTAGCTGTACCTGCTCCAAATGCCTCCACCACCTGCTCATAGGCAGGGCCTCCTGGGGCATATGCCTCATGGCCCAGCCTGTCGACATCAACCAGGTAGGCTCCAAGGTGCTCCAGGTGCCTGGCAATGGAACTCTTTCCACTTCCTGTGCCTCCAGTCAGACCAATCACATATGGGCAAGAAGGGAGGTCCAAGTCTTtctaaggaaggaaaagaaaagtcagagactctggtgggggcaggaaaggctggggagaggagagggcctGCATGTGAACCCTGTACAAGCCCTGGAGATGGCAGGACCAGTTGGACGCTCCTCCATGAAACATGATCACAGACATGGAATTAATCTGGCTCAGGGGCTCTCCTTTTGTCCAACAAGAGGATGATACTAACACAGGCCAGTCTGTCACTGCCCTCTAAAATTTCTTCCCTGTGGTTGAAAGGGCCACCACATCCCTCTCCTTCTAGCTTGGTAGTCCAGGGGGAGGAAGCTGTCAACAAATCATCCTGGCATCCATGTACACTCTCATCTTCATTCTAGCAAGCATCTCAACAACTTATATATAGTGTCTACAGACCCCCCTAAGATCTTCCCAAAGCCGCTGGTCCTGTCCAGAATTGACCGCCTGGTGTCCCCTGATCCTGTCCCCATGTTCCTGCTCGCATTCCTGCCCTTACATGGCATAAGACATGTGGCACTTCCATCATCTTCTTCACCCAACCCTTGAGGTCCAATAGACTGATTTCCTCCACCAGGAAAAAGGCCACAATAAACCCGCAGACTAGAGGTCTTGTGACAAGGCAGTTCCTCTAGTTACCAACCTCATacctgtgggggctgcagcagtgtccCGAGCAGCCTGTGCCGGAGGCTGGAAGAGCtgatcttttcttcttcattttcacTATGCCGGAGATCTTTAACCAATGGGATCTCATGGAGAGCCAGCTCAGGGAGCCCCTGGGACAGAACAGGCACCACACTGCCATGAGAGGGTTGAGAGCCACCAGCACCCACTCCCCAAAAGAAGGCAAAGCCATGGCAGCATCTATGCAGCCCACTGTGGAAGCCCCAGGAATTAATCTGTTGGCAAGAagtgccagagccagagccaggcaggaggtCATGGCCTCATATTGAATAATGAGACTGGTGTAACTGCAACTtcacctgctgccacccaccacaggTGGGGAGATGGTGATGGAAGGAAGACCCTAGAGCCAGGTAGGAAGAtacctgccaggccagggctgatTTCCAAGGAATCAAGAATTTCTTTCCACCAGGAGGGACAACTTCCCTAGCACCCTGCAGGCCCCAGATCAACCAGTAACTGTAGCCTGGACAAGCAGGCTAATCTGCAATTGGTGTTCTGGAGATTCGGGCAAGAGCAGCCAGTGCTAAGTACAGACACATTACTAAGCTAGAACACTGGTCTGTCCATAAGCCAGGGAACAGAGCCTAACCTGTTAGGTTAGGGGCTGTCAGAGCTGCTAGGATgccactgggggggtggggtcagcGGCACTCAAACCCTCACCTTCCAGCATGCAGAGAGAGGgtcatttttcttttgcatgaGGAGCATGCCCTGCTGAAGGCAAGGAAGCCTAGCCTGCTACAAAGGCCCAGCAGTGAGGCCGCGAAGTCCAATCAAACCCCAACTTAAAAAATAAACCCCAGCTCAAAGTGACAAATGTACAGGACCCACCTCCTCAGCAGCAGGCCCTGCAGCACTGTACTGGAGCCAAAGGCCAACTGCATGCACCACAGAGCAGAACACAGCATCTGCCACTACAGCAATTCACTGTGGGCTGCCCAGTCAGCATCACCCCAGGCAAGTCTCCAGCCCAGACATGAGCTGGATCATTCCCTCCCAGGGTACAGTTAACAATGGAGGAGCAGAGGGAAAAGAAGGTATCTTCCTCTGGCCCAGAGGGGGTGTGGGCAGAAAGATATGGCTTTACACTCGCTGCTGTGAGCCAGGCATTCATCAGCAAACTTCAAAGATCCCAAGGGAGGGCAATGTTTCTGCAGAAGGCCACAAGAGCCCCAGCAAAGTGGTACAGATAAGCCCTGGCCATGGCTGCCAATATACCCCACAAAAGGAGGCTTCCTCATCATGGCAGGGGGATCACTGTGTGGGAAAGGAGGGGTATAGGACCCAACACACTGCATTGCTCTGTTCAATCCAACCATTCCCTGCACTCTCCACTCAGAACCTTCTCTTTGGAGAGTTCACTGTTCTCTGAACCCTCTGCATCCTCCCCACCCAACATGCTTCAGGTGGGCAAGTCATCCCCCCAGCAAGTATCACTAAGCAAGCAATCACATTGACAGCTCACAGCAAGAGGTGCACGTGTGGAGAGCCCAGGGCAGGCCTTGCagattggggctggggggcactggcaggcctcTGCAGGGTGGATCTCATAACTGGGATAAAAGGGAGGGGCTTGCAGGTCAGGACTACAGTGCAATGAGAGCTATCCAGTGTGCCCCACTACACCTTGCACTCCCAGGGCCCTATGTTCAGTGCTACCAGATTTATTCACAGATGCCAGGAGCAAACAACCGAGTGAGGCAGGGATGTATTCAAAGTCAGCTGTAAGGGCATTACATTTTCCAGTCTCTTCTTGTTCACGGCCACCCCTCCCTTGCGAGTTTCCTCACTGACTACTATACACTTCAGGTCAGGGTCCGTTATCGATGGGCCATAGGGATCTAGCAGAGGCACAGTGTCATAACGCAAAGAGGGCTTGATGTCCACCAGGAACTCACAGAGCTTCTCCACTCGCTTCTCATAGGGCTGGATTAGCTCCTTTAGCAGCTTATCTGGAAGGGACAGGAAACACCAAAGGGAATTAGCTCAACAGAACagagacccccacaccaggagcTAGCAGAAAACAAggatggaagggaagggccagGAAGGATGGCACAGAAAGCATTAGCAACCCTGGAACAACCCGAGTtctctcctgcactgctgggaCATCACATCAGCAACCTCCCCACAGTGGAGGCTCCTCTGCATCAGAGAAAAGCATCACTCTGGGGACATGATGACGGTACAACTCCTTGGGTACACTATCAGAGGAATGTCGCCTCTGCACAAAGCAGCCACCAGGACAAAGTGACTCAGCTTCACTCTGCTTGGCAAGGAAAATTTAACAGTGGATGGCCTGAGAAAAAGGGCAACATACCTGTCATAAACAAACCAGGCAGCAAGGTATATTCAAGAGATGCAAAGAAGATAACAACCCTCCTCCTCTCCAACACAACAGCCCCAAGTTCTCAGCATCTTTTCAATGCAGATGCTGCTACATTCCCACTGGCCAAGTCAAATGAACAGAAGCAGCCTGACAAGTCTCACTTATGAGCTCTAGCTCATTTCAAGTTCTCAGGCACAAGGCcaatgcagtgctgcagaggaaAGGCTAAGGACATAAACCCACAGGCACATTATtagtcctcccccctcccacagggcttggaaaaGTCTCCTTATAAAGGTTACAAACTGTGAAGCGCTCTCCTATCTCATTAATAAGCAAGGCTTCTTAATTACCACCAAGCCCACAGCATTGAAGCATCTCTTCCATTCCTACTGACAAAAGCCCAACttccctctcctttctctttcagGGTCTCTCTCAGGAATTTCCCCCTCCTGCCATCTACACAAACCACTTTAGcagacccctccccacaccatcaTGCTTGACAACACAACTGTGCTCACAGGCCGTACAAATGGCTCCCTTCTGTGCCGCTGCAGCTTAGAGAATCAGAGGGAAGAGAGGAGCAAAGGTAAGAGGATAACCGATCAGGGCAACTCCAGTTTTACACCCCACTCACTTTCCAGGAGATTCTTGTCAGAGATGCCCAGAAGAAGCCGGTTCTCAGCCAGCATGCAGCACGTGCTCAGAAGGATCTTGTGGGCGTTATGTAGCCTATCAAAAGTGCCTCCTACAACAATGTCACCATAGCTGTGCAGGGACATGCCATCCCAGTCTGGTTTCTGCAagggctgctccccctctccTGTGCCCGGCTCATAGTCTGGGTACAGCAGCACAGAGATAAGATTGGGCCAGCAGCTGTAACAGCTGGTGGCATAacgctccagctgctgcttcacgGGGTTGTACTGGCCCCCATCGCTGGTCTGAAAATCAGTCAGGACCACCTCAGGTGGGTGGGAGAGATTTTGCACTGAGGATAGTGACTGTGGCGCCAGGCTCTGGTTGCGGATGTTGGTCAACAGGACCCGCACGTCCAAGTGGCCGTGAGCGTCAGCATCCGCGTACAGCTTGTTGATGACGTTGTAGACTTCACGCGTAGCTGGCACATAGGTGGACTTGGGTTGTGACGAGCCTGTTAGACTGAGCCCTGGCTGCAGGTGAATGTAGAGTGTGTCCTCCACAATccgggaggctgaggccaggatgggCACAAGGCGTGGGGACAAGGCAGACAGTGGGGCTGTGAGCACCAGCAGGCCCGAGTGGAAGACAGACATGCTGCCTGGAACAGACACACGGACAGGCAGGAAAAGGCAGTTAGCTGCGTCAGTCTGatgccaggcagaaggcagggcagcctAGCAGCTAACTAGCTCAGAGGAGCACAGGTGTTCAGAGGTGACAGCCAACTTCATCAGGGGCTATGAGCCTGacacagcacctgatgaagtaggTCAgagggtctcaacctttttagactcaaggcagccctcaggCAATGCCAGCTCTCCGCTTGCACTTGTTTTCTGACTAGAGAAAAAGAGCACAGCAagtcttctgctgcaaagagctcaggAAGACCACAGCTAGGCAGCTTTTTAATGTTACGGATTCCCAAAATCTCCTGTGAATCACGTCTGCACACTCAACGGTGCCGCGGCAGCCAGGAAAGGGCCTCcaggcagcccaggatgccgtggCCCAGTCGGGAATCACAGAAGTGTACTGTTGCCTATGACAGTTCACGCCTCTGACCCAGGCAGATCCAGCCAGCGGCTCCAGCCCTTTCCAGCCAACGGCAGCCCGGCCCACGCCGGCTCTTGGCTCCTGCTCGACTTGGGCTACAGCCAAACAGCAGCATGCGCCTTGTGGCGCACAGAGCTCAGGCAACTGCAGCCGGATGGGTCGAGCCGACAGAGCAGCGGGTCGGGCCGAGAGGGACCTCCTTTGGGACGTGCCTGGGCCTGTCACGCGAGTCCCGCCCACCCCGTCACGCTGCCCGCGGCACCCGGGAGGAGCTCAGGCACCCTGGGGGGCACaaccgcccggcccggcccggggcacACGCAGGCGGGAGGAGCCGCCGGTGGCAGCGGGAGGAGAAACCGCACCGCCGGCCCCACCACGAAGAGGGGCGGGGGGTGACGTCAGCGAGCGGCCAACGGTCACTCACCGAGCGCCGAGCTCGAGGCGGCCGCCGCCCCCGCTCGGCTTCCCTGAAGCCCTGACCCGGAAGTGCTCCGTCACCTGCCGGAAGTTCATCACCCCAGAGGGAGGGGCGGCAACTCCTTTccttccacccaccccagcagccgACGCGCAGTCAGCTAGCGCCGGGCAGCTCGCGGCTCTGGCCCCGAGAGCTCTCGCGAGAGGAGGCCGCGGGCGGGGCCGGCGTGGAACAGAGGGAGTGACTTGAgcgggtgggggcggggcttgggAGCTTATTCTAAGCCCCGGCACAAGGACGTGAACAGGGACACGGACACGGAGGAATGCGACGTGGGGCGTTTATTGACCCGGGTCGCGGCCGCGGCGCGGGGTGTGCGGCGCGCCTGCCCGTCTGATGGGGGCGTGTGCACACGTCCGTGCGTGTTGCGATGCGTAAGCgcatgtgtgtgcaggtgtgtgagCGCACGTGCGTATGTGCCTATAGATGTGTGTGCACGCCCATGCGTGTGAGCATGTGTCTGCGTGTCAGTGGCTGTAGAGCAGCAGGCTGAGTCCGCACGGGATCCTCCGTGGCCACGGCTGGGGGTTGCCATGATAAGGCTTCACCTGAATGGAAAAGACAAAGTGCGCTGAGCCggcggggaaggagggagagagaccaCAACACACACGTGGGAACGGGACTGTCCCGTCTCCTGCTGCCCCAGTCGTACACACGGGGCCTTCGTGCCTCATGACAGCTGTGTAGACCATAGGCAGCTGGCACGTCCCgtttgctccctgcagccaggctgctccaGCTTGGAGAGCGCGATGGGCAATGGGTCATAACACTGTCCAGTGCCGTAGCagtgaagtttggcacccagggcaaagcctgcagtggcaacccaccctcgccccacacacagatccagggggagcACCCCCCATGCTTGCTCTGgagtgcatgcagctgcagaagccacccttcccccgtccctgcaccctccccccccccccaacaagctgctcacagctctgtcccgtgctccaccccagctgggcagcacctgttgccGCCCCTTTACTTTGGTgcctggagcagttgccccactcaccccccaccTTGTCATGGCACTGGCACTGTTAGCTAAAGGTTGGGAAGCAGAGAAGACTGTTCACAATACTGAAGATGCCCAACCCTTCCCTGGAGCTTTCCTCCTAAGGGCTCCTTGCAGCCCcctctttcttatttttttttaatttcatgtccTAGGTTGACTCAGCCACATCAATTCTGAAATCTATcgactgagcagaactcaatcatgCAAATCTGGGTGGCACTGCCACCGCAAGTATCCTCTTCCCAGACTtatcagcctggggcttcagatacttccaaagccatagcaggcatcctacgtgcaggcccaagcccagaagtcttggggttcagatgcccccaagtgtTGCTTGCCCTTAAGCaacaggccaaaggagcaagctagggggaAGTCCCCCATCTCCATAAAATAGGGGTGTAGCTGAGATTGCTCATGGGGGGGGCTGCCTGCAGTGCAAGGACAGGTCTCCACCTTTTACTGCATGTAGACATTCAGAGATCAGGAAGCAAATCTTCCTTTCTAATCACAGCAGGAAACCACCTGGACTGATACTACAgtatctcccctgccagccctgtctTTAGAAGGGGGATCAGAGTCATCCCCCTGCCTACCCCCTGGAGCACAAGGAGCAGAGGAGACATTTCTGAGGGCCCCAGCTGCTCACAACTGAGATCTCAAACATGCCGTGCTTGGATTCCAGCCCGGAAATCAAGGTTCTGTTGGCTAAGCCTGCACTTGTGTGGGAAGCTCCCGTAGCTAAGCAGCGCTTTCAACCCCCAGCATTGTCTGCATCTTGCCCTTGAAGTCACCAttaaaaaagtggggggggaatAGAGCAATTACCTGCTGTTGGCTCAGCCTAGTAGTGCACGCCCatcacagcagcagcctccaggtcttccccctcctgcctcctATAGCTCCCGTGCTCATGATTCCTTGGCGGTGGGATGAAGGCTGGTCCAGTCCTCTCCACGTGGATCCCTCTACTGCTGAAATAGTTCTGCAGGGCACTTAGGAACTGCGGAGGGAACCATTTCGGAGTCAGCTGGGGACCAACCTAGAAGCAGCCCTGATAGCTGCTAGCACAGGCTtcatcctgcctgctgctggcaccaCGCCTAGCCCCTGCAGCCCTTGTTTGGCAAGGGAGCAAACAGCACAGACCTGGAAACCACTGGGGAAGACTACATCTGCCTGGTGACTGAGCACTGTTGGCCCCAGCCCTTTCCTtcgctgctgtggaacctggatCCCCAGAGACCCCAGCCTGTGCCAGGAGTGCTGCACTTTAGGGACAAGACCCCATTGTTGTCCGGTAGCCTTTAGGCTTTAGCTTGGGTCATTGTGTCAACATTCTTCTCAGTCCAGgaacagcagcaagtggggagaaCCTCGCAGGTTTGTAGCTGGTCTGAGCTTTCATTCCTTCAGAGGGTTTGACCCATTCCTGGGCCTGCCAGTGCGTGAAGGCCCTGCCCTCAGCCCTACTTGCTCTGCCTATGAAGGGAACCAGAGGCATGCAGACATGGGAAGCAGGCTCAGAGGGCTCTCAAGGTACACGGAGTACCACCATGTCCCCCCTTGACGCTCCATGTCAGGGGAAGAGTTTTGCTCTTCAAGCCAAAAAGCttttgctgtccccagcagcagggtggtACTTGGCTGCCTTGCTTCCCTGCCATGGGTCAGTCCAATGACTGTGAGCCTCCCTTGAGTTGGCATTCCCATGGGAGGATAATCTGTCTGCTCTCAAACACCAGTTGTGCCTCCCATGGGTGGGAGACAAGGAGAGCAAGAGGCCTCAGCCATCGTGGCTGAGAAATTCATCTGGTACTCACGTGTTGTTTAGATACTTCTCTGCTCATTATTGAGGCCCTAATGGGCACTTGAAAATAAGCCTCCTGCACAACAGGCAcctccagaggcagcagggaaagccAAGTGGCCATTCTCAAGGGCTACACTAATGATGCAGCAGCCTTAAAACCACTCACTGCCTCCCTAATTTCCTTTGATCCTGGGCCCGTGTAATGGAGAAGAGCCTCGCCCCTTCCTTCAAATCTAAAAGCTTCAGGCAAGAGATGTGTTCACCCCTCAAGAGCCACTTTCAACCCCTGCCTCTCTGTAAATGGCAGCCCCTGGGTGCTGTATCTAGCCCAGTTCAGCTTCTGCCTCTGCTGTCCTGAGAAAGCAGCGTGCAAAACAGCTTGGCCCCAAAATGCAGAGGGGGCCTTTTGGCCCAGCCCTCCACTCCTCACCAGCTCTCTGTTCTCCGGCACTTCCAGTGGGTTCCACCTCCCATTCTGCTGGGGTCTGTTTGAAGGCCGGGCCTCTGCCAGCAGGCACAGGAGGCTCAAGAGGGTGACTCGAAGCATCAGGTCCATCTCTGGAAGTAGCCTCTGCTAGCTGCAAGGAAAAAGGACATTACATGTCATGACCCCCAGGGATCCCGGCCAAAGGCAGTGCTGGAGTAGCAGCATCCTAAGGCATCTGGGAGTATATGGCAGACGTGGTAATTAGACTGAGGAAGCCTGCCCTGAAAATACTTGCCTGCGTGTGAAAGCAAAGGGGTTAATCCTTACGCCACACTTCAAATGCACCAGCCACTGATCTACTACTATGCGTGTGTTTGTGACCCTCCTCCCGGCATCTTACCTGCCTGCCCATTCCTTCTGTAACACGCTTGGGCATTCCTGGTGCTGAACTCCTTCCGAACATCCTGGGTAATCCCCTACTCTGACCACCCCTCCAGGGAAGTGATTTGCTTTTTCAGACCTGTTGCTGCAAAGGTATGCTGAGTTATTGTGTTATTTTTTGGGATTTTATGCCAAGGGAATAGTCATCGTGTGTCCTATCCAATAGGCAAGGGGAGTCTGGAAGACCCCTCTAGCTGGCCATGTTTATTATTATAAACCCAGTGATTGGATTCCCCCATACTTTCCCCTTCAGTAGGTTTGATTCCACCCTGAGACAAACACAAAGCCCATGGAGGTTTCTTACCTGTGCTTTCTCTGC
Coding sequences:
- the COASY gene encoding bifunctional coenzyme A synthase, producing MSVFHSGLLVLTAPLSALSPRLVPILASASRIVEDTLYIHLQPGLSLTGSSQPKSTYVPATREVYNVINKLYADADAHGHLDVRVLLTNIRNQSLAPQSLSSVQNLSHPPEVVLTDFQTSDGGQYNPVKQQLERYATSCYSCWPNLISVLLYPDYEPGTGEGEQPLQKPDWDGMSLHSYGDIVVGGTFDRLHNAHKILLSTCCMLAENRLLLGISDKNLLENKLLKELIQPYEKRVEKLCEFLVDIKPSLRYDTVPLLDPYGPSITDPDLKCIVVSEETRKGGVAVNKKRLENGLPELALHEIPLVKDLRHSENEEEKISSSSLRHRLLGTLLQPPQKDLDLPSCPYVIGLTGGTGSGKSSIARHLEHLGAYLVDVDRLGHEAYAPGGPAYEQVVEAFGADLLNEDGTINRKVLGAKVFGNQEQLKSLTDIVWPVIAQMVKKQINEAVVQGKAVCVLDAAVLLEAGWSDMVHEVWTAIIPETEALSRIMARDGLSEEAARSRLQSQLTNSQRVEQSHVVLCTLWEPEVTHRQVEKAWALLQQRIPPD